The Serpentinimonas maccroryi genome has a segment encoding these proteins:
- the tpiA gene encoding triose-phosphate isomerase: MRKKLIVGNWKMNGSLAANAELLAALKAGFDAAQADLALCAPAPYLLQLQAALQGSGIAWGAQDVSAHEGGAYTGEVSAAMLRDCGCRYVIVGHSERRQYHHESDDLVALKAQRALAAGLTPIVCVGETLPDREAGRTEFVVKRQLSAVIHAVGHCCSEIVVAYEPVWAIGTGLSASAAQAQAVHAVLRAQLRAATGQAERNRILYGGSMNAANAAELLRQPDVDGGLIGGASLKAASFLSIAAAGLAVLQTN, translated from the coding sequence ATGCGCAAAAAACTGATCGTCGGCAACTGGAAGATGAACGGCAGCCTAGCGGCCAACGCCGAGTTGTTGGCTGCGCTCAAGGCGGGCTTTGATGCGGCGCAAGCCGATCTGGCGCTGTGCGCGCCAGCCCCCTATCTGTTGCAGCTGCAGGCGGCCTTGCAAGGCAGCGGCATAGCCTGGGGCGCGCAGGATGTGTCGGCGCACGAGGGCGGGGCCTACACCGGCGAGGTCAGCGCCGCCATGCTGCGCGACTGCGGCTGCCGCTACGTCATCGTCGGCCACTCGGAGCGGCGCCAATACCACCACGAGAGCGACGACTTGGTGGCCCTCAAGGCGCAGCGCGCGCTGGCGGCGGGCCTGACCCCCATCGTCTGCGTGGGCGAAACCCTGCCCGACCGCGAAGCCGGGCGCACCGAGTTCGTCGTCAAGCGCCAGCTGTCGGCCGTGATCCACGCCGTGGGCCACTGCTGCAGCGAGATCGTGGTCGCCTACGAGCCGGTGTGGGCCATCGGCACCGGCTTGAGCGCCAGCGCCGCGCAAGCGCAGGCGGTGCACGCGGTGCTGCGCGCGCAACTGCGCGCCGCCACCGGGCAGGCCGAGCGCAACCGCATCCTCTACGGCGGCAGCATGAACGCGGCCAACGCCGCCGAGCTGCTGCGCCAGCCCGACGTCGATGGCGGGCTGATTGGCGGCGCCTCGCTCAAGGCCGCCTCGTTTTTGTCCATTGCTGCGGCCGGCTTGGCTGTGCTGCAAACGAACTGA